The DNA sequence CCCTTCTCTAACCCAGTAAGTCCCTCTGTGCCTTGAAATTCACACAATAGCATTTGAGGCTAGCCAAAAAGCATGTGTTGAGACGTAGCAATACTGAATTTTACAACTGGTTTTTGGCGTCAGAAGCACACCCATCCCTGATATCATCTTTAAATATTGATAATGCTTCATCTTCAAATTTTTGTCACAAAGAAAACTATGGTATTATGAAAAGAAACTGGAAGCTGGGTTACTCATTAGAAAATAATTATAAGCAACCTTTAAATGAGGAAGGACGAATGCCACCTTATTAATATCTAATGGCCTATCCTATGAGCAATAAGACAAAAGACAGTACTTTTAAAGGCTTCAAGTATAAAAGATCTGGTTCTCTCAGAATTAATGTGAGTTTAGATAAGAATAAAACATGACAGAAGCAAAGAATCCTATGAACGATATCAACCAGTTGGGATTAAAGCTTTTATTGTTACAATTACAGCATGTATGTTTGTGAATTAGAGACTTGTTTCTCCTCTTAGAGAATTGCGCTATTTAAAGAACCTCTAGTTTTCGAAAACTCGCAAGTCACTTTAAAAGACAAACTATTCAGAATTGGAATAAGATGGTCCAATACAGCTGAATAGGTACGAACGAATTATACAGTCAACCCCAAGTCTTCGACTAGTTTAGTGTTGAGgtttagttgattgattgattttgTTAGTATTACTGGATTGGTACCCCTAAATCACCACATTCGACCTACACAAAATTCAGGTTCTTTCCCCATGTCACGTCAACTCTTGGGCTCCAAATACTTTCTCCTCGAGGATTGACGTCATTCAAGTGCAGTGTTCTACAAGGCATATTCGTTGAGGCAACGCAATTCTAAGTCACGCTTTACCTAAGAGGTTTGGGCAAAAATACATCAAGTGTATACTTTTTTGGTGAAGTTTTTCCCTTTTGTGTTTCTAGAATCTAGAGTGAGGCACTTTTTCTTAAGCTTTCTTTTTATATTTAAGAACACTTTTGGCAAAGTAGTGGGTTTTTCAAAAGATTGTCCCTCGTTAGAAAAACTATAGAACTTGACCACATGTTTAAGTAACAGATCTTGGACAAATGGCATTCATGCACAAGTGCATGGTTAAGCGGCAAAGGAACTTGGACAAGTGTTTTGTACAGCAACCACTTAAAACACAACACATAGCATGGTTAGATCCACCTCTCATCCCTATGAATAGCCTAGTTATTGCTCCATCATTATACACCAAAAACTACCTAATTATGACTCCATCTTCATACATTCTCTATAGCTTAATTTTCTCCTGCAATCATTTTTCACCAACAAACTCTCAGCTGCTCTTCATTTTTTTCCTAACTTGTTGGTTTGTTATTTAAATCTTATTGTTCATGCTCTCTCCTAGAGGAAGGCTTATTTAATCTTGGGAAAATTTTCACATTATTTCAGCAGTGTGAAAGTTTCTCCTAAACAAGCCTTCCTCTAATGCACTATTTCAGCCTTCCTCTAATGCACTATTTCAGCAGTATGAAAGTTTCCCCAAATTAAACAACCTCCCGTTATGAGGATGCACAAACCGAGAAATTAAAGAACAAACCAGCAAGTAAGAAAAGAAGAGAAGGAAAAGCTAAGATGTAATGATGGCATCACTTATCTTTGTTAAAGATTGATAATGTTGGGTACATGGTTTGGCTATTTATAGAAATGGAAGTGGCTTATAATCATATCATGTGTAATAGGTTAAGTGGTTGCATGTTAACCTCTCTTTCATGTTAGCCACTTGTACAAATTCTTTTGTCACATAATCATGCATTGCATGAATGCCACCTAGATATACTTCCTAGCCACTTGCCAAAGTTCTTCTCAAATTCACTACTTTTTGCCCAAGTTGGCCAACACAAACCTATTTAATTTTTCCTCCTTAATTACACAAAAAGAAAAGAGTAACGAGATTATGAAGTTAGCAAAGTATTTATCTGACTCCTTCCTCCTCTCTCTTTCGACTGCAGCGACCATGCAACATTGATCACCAACAATTGATGACCCCTCTGTTTTCCAGTAGACATCTTGACAATATTTGTTTTCTTACCTTTAAAATTAAACATATTTATAATTCCGTACATCTGAAACGGGATCTCATCCAGCTCCCTTGACTAGTTTTTCTTACGCAGCTATAAGTCAAGTGGAGATCCTCTATTTTCATGAATCCAGTTCTCGATAGTAAATGAAAAGAGTGGCTTATCTCTCATTTGTATTTTGATGTAGAAAGGATATCAAAATATATGGATAGTTGGATGGATTTTTTTGGAAGCTAAATGTGAATTAAACATTATATAACAACGCAGACAGAAGGTAAACTAatgaaatttttataaatctaaagaaagaaaataagtaCGGAAAGTCGTTTGCACTTTTGCCTTTTAAAATACTGTGCAAAACCATAACCTCTGGTTAACTATACCTAGACAAATAATTTTAAAGATAAATTAGAAAAAACTCAGCCATTTATCAGTTAAAGGAAATACCATAATTTGCTGCAGAGGAGCTTCAACCAAGGCTCGTCCTTCAAGTACTCTCCAATTATTGATACCGCATCTGTTACTGTTCACTTAAAAAGCACTAATTAGTATAATCTTTTAGCTTTCACCGAAttggttaaaaaaaattatttcctgGTTCTTTAAAAACCAACGATACATTAAAGAAAAGGGGGTAATGGCCCATTCAACTGATAAGAGATTACTTGAGGAGTTCCTCAAACAAAGAACACGAAAAATGTCTTTCATTTATCACAAGGAGCAAGCTGGCTATGAAAGAACAACACGAAAAATGTCTTTGATTTATCACAAGGACCAGAGCTGGCTATGAGAATTATAACCTGAAAGTGTAAGAATCTTAACAAACTCATTATTCAGAAAGAAACATACATATTTCTTTCTTATCTCGAGCAGCGTAGTTCTTATCCAATGTCAACAAAGTCTTCTTTAATTGGATTACCTACAAATATCTTAAGAGTCAGAATACAGACATAGAAACATGAAAAGGTAATGATGTTGATAGGCATATGAGAGAGTACTCGATTTCTAAAGATGGATAGACCATTGTAGACAACGAAGACTTCACTAGATATAAACAAGACACTACCAACAAATGTACACTTAATTTCCAATAGCCAGTGGTGATATCTTAAAATGGCAGTACCACTGGAAAAACTTTATGTATACCCACTTCTATTAGAGAACCAAATTTACTTGAAGCAAATATCAAGATCAAATCATATTTCTAGAAAGCttccttttttctctcttttgtaCTTAAATGAAAAGTGAATTAACAGGAGGAGATTTTCACATTTAATCAAAGACGTACTAGCCATTCCTTTTTCATTGGATTACAGGTGATTGACCCAACAATTGAGAAGCAAACGGATACTGGTAGATGTAGTagaatatattttatattatgcATAGGATGACATCCATGAAAGTGGCAGACCCATTCTCTTCTCCACTTTCCATATTGTTAAATTCATTCAACCATCCAAATCCAAGCTTTTCCTCTTGTTTCCACAAAAAATCTTCTAATACATATATCTTAACCAAAATATAAAAGAACATCTGTATTACAACAAAAAGTAGAAGTGATTATTAGTTCCTCTTATGTAAGACTCTGGTTGGGTGTTGCCCTTTAGCCTTTAAAAACAAATATGACTTATGTTACACCCAAGCTTATTTTGCCCTATATCGTTTATATTTGGAAAAGTCCAAATCCAAGCTAATGATAACACATCCACTGCAGTTCTAAGCTGTTTCTCTTAGACATGACAAATCATTGCTCAAACCTAACGACTGAGCAGGGAGCAATCGAGTTAAACCATACCAATCAATCCACTTAACTTTACACTGGAAGGATCAGAGTGGCTGCCAGATCATGTGGAAGAAAATTTCTTATATAACTATATGGACTATGCCATAGTTATCATGACTTGTCGGCCATCTTCACAACTCAATGTAGACATAACTAACGAAGATCCATCAACAAGCTAAACTATTACAGGCCATTAATCGGAACAAATTATGAGCTAGCTTTTGATCCGGCTTGCAGATTGGAAAGATCAGATACTGGAGACTCAATCATAACAAAGGGACTATCAAACTTCTAATTCCCAGCAAGTTATGATTTCAACTCTGAATGCTAGAACAAGATCATCACAGCACATAATTCCAAAGTAAATATCCACCCCTATATGTGGGTTTGTAAGGAATGAAATCTGACCTTGAAACATAACCACTTTAGCACCTTCTCATCATTAAGCCTGTAAAACTGTGTCTTTCCAATATCTGTTgacaccaaaaaagaaaaaaaggaaacgGATAAGAAGATTAAGCATTAATTAACTTGAAATTTTCAAGTCAAACAACTTGAATTAGCCATTCACCACCAACCCAAAAAGTAAATCATTATAGCTTCAAATGCTTTCTGATTTACACCAAGTTAGATCTACCATTTCCATATGTTTTTTTCTACAATTTATTTGCAAAACAACTTTAAGCCAGATCCTTAACAGAAGGATTTGATGTGAGGTACATGGATAACATCTCTATCTATAGAATACTCCATAAATATGAGATGGCATGCCATCTAGCattataaaacaaaataaaaactgATTATACTGAGACAGTGTATTATCACCTTTGACATCACAAACCACTTGCATGCAGTTCTCAGCAACAGAAGAAAGATGTTGATATCCAGGATAGCCTACGACATAAGTTATTTCATCCAATTGCCTAAACTTTCCTTGATCATCATTTTTCTGCATTTTGTCAGAATAAACAAAAGCGCAGTTAGAGAACCAGCTAGCCAGTAGCCAAGTGGCAGACAGTTGTCTCTGGTTAATGTTGCATGCAGCAAAAGAACTTCGACCAGCCAAAAGAGAAAGAACATAATCCGAATCTTATGTAGTCATTCAGAGGAAAGAGAGTAATAGAAGTCACCTATTTCAATAGAGTCCTGAAAGTGCTTTACAAGCCCTTGTTAATAAATAATACATAAATCAACAATATGTGTAACCTACACACGTACAAGCATTACACTTCTCTACTATATGAATTTTAGCTAGCAGTTTCTCTATATAAGAAACTTATTGCAGAGAGATACATCATTCAGAAATTAGAGATTAATTAATACCTTCATTCTTGCTTCTTCGAAAATAGGTAACAGAACAAAAACTGGATCCACTGGAGTTGCAGTATACAATCGGCCATCTGTTTTGAGAAATAAATGAGAATACAGAAAAGCTAACAAAAAAAGAAACTAACACTTCCTCTAGAAATCAAGATCAATGGCATTGAAAGTTTTAAAGAGCAGAAGACAAACCAACAGGCTTCTCTATCAAAAGCATGAAAGGTAAAGTATAAGCATACCAGTTATCCTAAGCATGAAATTAAATCAACATCTAGTAAGCAAAAGAAAGATTCCGCAATATGCATTAAGCATCATATCAGAACACGGTTCATTCAGAATTTACAAATAGGGCCACTAGTAAACTCTTTTTTCCCGACAGCCACTAAACTCGAGTTTGGTTCATATGTGCAACTCTTCTACTATTCTCTCTGTTCCATTTTATTGACGTGAGTCGACGTCCACGAAGCATATGAGAAAAATGTTTAAATGAATTATTACAAGTATTGACTTCTGGAGAGAAGAATGTAAATAATACCTTTCTCcaagatatttaaaataatagTTTGAAATGTAAAAAACAAAGAAGTTGGTTGAACCGAATGAAGAGTGTTTTTCCATATTAGAAAAGGAGTCATTATTTTCCagacaaaataaaaatgaaatttaGATCACTGACAAGTAATTGTTTTGAAATCTAAAATAATCAAAGGGAAGTGCACACAAGGATCAGAACCCTCAATCTTGCTCGTTTGAGACATTGCAGGTGGAATCACAGCAAGACATAGAAGAACCATGTCTATACAGCAAAGACCAAGTTGGACGTGTAGTAGGGTAATTCATTGGACTATGTCAAAAATAAATGAGATAGGCCAAACACCTAACCTGTATCCAGGTTGaactaaaaattttaatttttttttttgataggCAAATTTTTTAGATTATTTCAGAGAGGTAGTTTTAATCCTCCTTGCAGGTTGATTCAAATTTCTACAATGCTTCATGAGAGGTAGTCTTAATCCTCCTACTGCATCCTCATCAATCTTTCGCATGGAAGAATGAAGCACATAAAGAAAATTAAACttgagatttaaaaaaaaaagaagatgttTTTATTTTCAATTCTAACACTTATTCTATGAAGTGAAGCCACTGTCAAGGACTAGATATTGCCTCTAACGCTTATCATTTGGATTATCGAAAAAACTAATGGACAACGATGGAAATGTAGATTTATCAGCTTTTGAAAGGGTTAGTTAGATCAAGCTCAGACAAACTTTTACCTTCACATACATAATCCCCAAGGAACCAAGACCCATAAGATTGCTTGAACCAGTGAAGTTCTTGAAGAGATCCATCAACACAAACGTAACATGTTGCATTGCCTGTCACAGAGGCGAATCCAAAAACATTATGTCCGACAATCTAATGTTCTTGCAGTATTAAGACAACCTTAGTCACATAACCAGTTCCCAAAAGATAGTTTGACAACCAACAGAAGGTTAGAGCATGGTTAACGAAAAATAAGCCGTAATAATATCGATACATCCACCAATAACAATGTCTCAATCCACTATAATGAAAGCATTAAAACCCAAAGAAAAACAGTAAAACAAGTAAGCATAATGAAAGGCAACATCTTAGAAAAATAAAGATACAATTAAATAAGACGGTGGTATGAGAAGTGCAGGAATTTACCAGATTTGGGATGTTGGAGAGATAATAGCTGCCCTACCTTGTTCCCATCCTTTGAAGGTTCTGCAATGTTAAGCTGAGTTACAGTttgtaaaatataaaataaaaatgttAGACTGATCATATTGCAGTAAAGTTAGTAGAGATTCTGGATCTGTAGTCTAGGAGATTGACATATCATCATCATCAAGGACCAATGACGCAGCAAGAGAGATGTAAAgatgatttatttttttttttgttttgcaagatgagttttttttcttttcagaatcaagatttgacgATATGATAGGTCTATCAGTTTAAAGACATATCCGGAAGGACCAACAAGTCATTAAATCTTGGATATTAGTGTTCATCCTTGGGAGATGAATCTTACATTTAGCTACTGATATCTTAAAGCAAGAGTAATTTTACATGCTTAAGACACTCCTTTTAGATCGGAGGCATATACCAAGATTTGAACTTTATGGGTCCGAGTTCAAAATTCTACCACAATTCATTTGATTTATTGGGTTCAAAATCAATTATTTGTActtatttattgatttttttaCCACAAATACGGGGGCCAAGACAAACCCATACCTTACACTCTATATCCGTCCTTGctttacaacttgtttggattgttgttgcatttcgtttcataatgtatcgtattgtattgtttgatgaatacaacatttggatagattgtatcgtttgacGTCGTTTCATAATAtaatgcaccaacaatatgaagaataaacttgcaatattactaagaaaaaataggatacatagtagaattattatataaaagagcaggataaaagataaaatatgattattatttaataataaggaagggcaagatgagagaaaaaagcaAAGTAACGATGCCACCACACCAAATCCGTCATTccataaagtggcacttttcGTCGTAACGTAACTACGGATTTAACGTACGATACagtaaaatttaagtaacaatcaaagcaaatattgtatttaaggtaacaatacaatacaataagcaacaaccatccaaacaagttgttagatTCCAAATGGATGAATATattcaaagagaagcaatataacACAAATAATGTACTCAATATTCCCATCAAATTAAGGCAAAGCATATTTCTTAGGGCGCAAATCATTCAATCAAGATACAAAAATTAAGGACCATAGTACCCAATCGAAAGTTTCTACCTTTTCTGCTAACAATACATAAAGAAAATGTAATATGTAAGTCTGAAATGTCAAAAAAAAAAGGGAGCGGCAAGAGAAAAGAGACACAAATTAAACTTGAACTAAGGAAGTACCTGGTGCAATAAGAACACGAGCTTCATCGATACCCTCCCACCAAGCCATGGAACCCTTTCTCACACAAGCAAAACCTCTAGGAGTTGAAGGAGTGAAACTTACAAGTGGATGGAGGGGAGCAAGTTTGCAGCCGAAGGAAAGAGGAGAGATTTTGCAGAAATTTGGAATTGGCGCCGAAATCAGTCGGGATTTTGGTGCGAATGTCAAGTCCATTCGTCACCCTAGTAAATGGTGTGGTGAATAAACTATTCTACATAAAAagtgattttatttttattttttattttatcatttaatttaatGAATGACTAATAAAGGATTTATTAATGCGTATTAATTTTATCTATTTAAAATGATTGATACTCTGTAGTagggtgcttatcgggcggataattacgcttaacggttcggcttaacggttatcggattataaatatagtaatcctCTAGCAATTCATAAGACAACGCGGATTGGTATCGAATTAACAATTATCGGACGGCTTATCGACTAAACCAAATAGAATTTTTTTGAACAaccattcaatcaataccaaaattttaATACCATCTAAGATCTGACCAAATAGTATTTTTTAATTGAAGAGTCTTTAAGACTACTCATATTGTCATACACGTTTAAACCAAAATTCTAATACCATCAAGACTACTCATACAGACATACATGTATTAATCATTGAGATTTCGATTTTTCGGCTTCTCAGTTCAAGAGAGAGACAAAACTGACGACTTCTTTATCTCTGGTGGCTGCAGACAATTGAGAATTAGAAAATACAAATTAGAGATTTAGCCATTTAGGGTTTCAATAATTCTTTATATACATATGGGGAGTGTAAATATAAAATTTCCTAACTggttaatccgataccaataagccaataagtctTCGGTTAACGGTTAACGATtttggttcggttttgaacaccctaCCCTGTAGTTGTACATAACCAAAGTAGTGAACATTCCCAGACTTGCAAAAGAACATTGGAGTGTTTAGGTTGGAATAAAAGGGTCTTTTAACACTTGAATTTCTATCTTATTTCGTACTATATAATTTTTTGAGTCGCATATTTTTCCTGCCTTTAGTTTTTATGTTGTTTCATGCTATACAATTTGTTTTCTTTGTGGGATCTTTTTCCCGCGAGAGTTAATCTCGTGCTATAACAGTTCGATTGTAACATAGTTTTGGTATTACTTCTATTAACCTTTTTATTAAAGGCACTTCGATAAATATAGGATTTATACCGGAGTTCCTTTTTGGGGGGAATTTTTTATTACAAAGTGTTTAAACAAGTAACTATGAGAACAATTAAATAGAGTACCGAAGGAAGGAACTTTCACATGTAGGAAGAAAAATTACTGATCCTGCCTTGTTGACAATTTTCCATGGAAGACAACTTTTTGCTCTAATTTATTAGGAAAAAAAGCAAATTTAAAATGTCCATGTTATTGTATCTCAACAATATACAACCTTCATAGAGACACACAGTTAGGCTTTAGCATTGACCTCAAATATATTAGTCAAATAGGTTGTATGGTTCCAATTCCACTGTTTACGAGCCATCGGTCAGTCAGTAATAAGCACAAGAAAACTAATGCAGTCGTTCTGATACCTAATGCAGTATCCAAAACTTCTAAAAAAACTGATGGAAATTTTAATCAACCACCCCTCCTCTTCCACAGATGATCTTTTTTAAAGGAACAGATAGAGAAGTCCTTTATAGAACATTTGCACATCCACCATTTTGATGGATAGAGAATTAGCTTAGTCTTCATTTTTCACTTTTTGGTGGTCCTCGTCTCTGTAAATCCCCTCTCCTTTACCAATATACAACATGTACACCTTAGTAAGCTGGTTCTGCCGGAAGCTGGAGCAGCTCACGTATCCCTTCATGAACCTGCATTCAAGTTTTTTCACAAAATATGCATCAGTTAGTGTAATTTCATCAGGAAGATAAAAGAACGCTCCGGTTTATCTCTCACAACTTGATATTATGTGCGTCCTTGAGAGCTCCGAAGCACATGTTTATGAGGAAGAAGGAAAGGAGAAAAATTAACCCACATACCATCTTGATCTGGGCCTTAATTGATGCAATTAGACGTGTATATTCCTCTATTTGCCTGCACATTTAATTGCAAAAAAATCAACATTCAGTGTAAGGCAAGAAACATGACTTAAAATAATGCTCGCCAGAGTATTTCCGCTTGAACATGGGAAAATGAAGTCATAAAACATGCCAGAGAAGGTTATTCTCTTCCTTGAGTGTGAAAAGCTCAAACACATAACTCCTTATCtttttcatccatagcagtcTGGTTAAAGCTTAGACGAGTTTGAAAACAAAAACATAGATTGAACAAAATGAATTGCAGCCAGTTAGTTGAATGATACAAACAATAACTACACCTCAGCCTCAAACAAGTA is a window from the Nicotiana tomentosiformis chromosome 10, ASM39032v3, whole genome shotgun sequence genome containing:
- the LOC104115346 gene encoding uncharacterized protein; the protein is MDLTFAPKSRLISAPIPNFCKISPLSFGCKLAPLHPLVSFTPSTPRGFACVRKGSMAWWEGIDEARVLIAPEPSKDGNKVGQLLSLQHPKSGNATCYVCVDGSLQELHWFKQSYGSWFLGDYVCEDGRLYTATPVDPVFVLLPIFEEARMKKNDDQGKFRQLDEITYVVGYPGYQHLSSVAENCMQVVCDVKDIGKTQFYRLNDEKVLKWLCFKVIQLKKTLLTLDKNYAARDKKEILTDAVSIIGEYLKDEPWLKLLCSKLCIDLQDDTKASNSEIHSSPTENGFESFNHEQGKSDDREKTSKSKRQTKKAKVETNSLNIKDMFSRATRRGKMK